The Saccharopolyspora gregorii genomic interval GCAGGGCCTGCGCAACTACGTGCCCGCCGGGCACCCCGCGGGCAGGCTCGGCAGCGACACCCAGCTGCTGCTGTTCTCCCTCGAAGGCACCATCCGCGCCGGGGTGAGCCGCCGCAGCGGCGACGTGCCCGACCCGTCGCGGCACATCCAGCACGCCTACCAGCGCTGGCTGCACACCCAGCACCTCAGCTGGGGCCGCGCCGCGGGCGAATTCCTCAAGCACACCCCCGCGCCGGACGGCTGGCTGGTGGGGCACCGCGCGCTGTTCCAGACCCGCAACCCGGGGCGCACCATGATGCGCACGCTCATCGCCTTCGCCAAGGGGCAGCAGCCGATGGGCACCCCGGAACGCCCGGTCAGCGACTCGCAGGGCAGCACCGCGGTGATGCGCGCCGTCCCGGCCGCGCTGTGGAGCTCCGACCCGTCCGAGGTGTTCCGCGTCGGCCAGAACACCGCCGCGCTCACCCACGGCGACCCGGTCGCCTACCTCAGCGCGGGCACCCTCGCCTTCCTGGTGTCCCGGCTGCTCGACGGGCGCGAGCTCGCGGCCGCCGTCGACGAGGCGCTCGACGAGCTCAGCGGGCACCGCGGTCACCAGGACGTCACCCGCAAGGTCTCCGCGGCGGTCCGCTACGCCGCCTCCGCCGAGACCACGCCCACCCACTTGGAGAGCGGGATCGGCAACGGGTGGAGCGCCGCCGACGCGCTCGGCATCGGGCTGTACGCGGCACTCGTCGCCGACGGGGACATCGACGTGGCGCTGCCGCTGGCGGTGAACCACTCCGGCAACTCGGCCACCACCGGCGCGGTCTGCGGCAGCCTCGTCGGCGCCCAGTCCGGGGCGGCGAAGATCCCCGACCGCTGGCGCACCGAACTGGAGCTGCACGACGTCATCGAGCAGCTCGCGCACGACGCGAGCCTCGAATTCGGGCCGCACCCGCCGGAAGCGGCCGACTGGACCACCCGGTACCCGCCCACCTGACGCACCGCCGGGCCCGCCCGGAACCGCTCGTCTCGGCACGCCGGAACGCCCGCGGCAGGCGGTAACGTGCGGCGCATGGCCGACGAACTCGTGCACCGCAGCACCGCATCCGGCGTCGCGACGATCACCCTCGACTCCCCGCACAACCGCAACGCGCTGTCCGCGCAGCTGCGCCGAGAACTCCGCGAGCACTTGGCGGCGGCGCTCGCCGAGGACGCGGTGCGGGTGATCGTGCTCGACCACACCGGGCCGGTGTTCTGCGCCGGGATGGACCTCAAGGAATCCCGGTCCGCCGACGCCGGCGACCAAGGCGTGCGGGAACTCCCCGAACTGCTCGACACCTTGTGGACCAGCCCGAAACCGGTCATCGCCAAGCTCGCGGGACCGGCCAGGGCCGGTGGCGCGGGCATCGTCGCGGCCTGCGACCTGGCGGTCGCCGCCGACACCGCGACGTTCGGGTTCTCCGAAGTCCGCATCGGCGTGGTGCCCGCGGTGATCTCGCTGACCGTGCTGCCCCGGCTGCAGCCGCGCGCCGCGCACGAGCTGTTCCTGACCGGGGAGAACTTCGACGCCGAACGCGCCGTGCGGATCGGGCTGCTCAACTCGGCGGTGCCCGCGGACCGGCTCGACGCCGAGGTCGCCCGCTACGCCGAGATGCTGGCGAAGGGCGCACCGCACGCGCTGGCCGCGACGAAGGCGCTGCTGCGCCGCCCCCGTTCCGCCGACATCGGCGCGGACTTCGACGAGGTGCTGGAGCTCTCCGCCCGGCACTTCGCCTCCGACGAAGGCCAGGAGGGCATCCGGGCCTTCGCCGAGAAGCGCCCCGCCGCCTGGGTCCCGCGGGACTGAGCGCGGGGCTTCAGTCGCGGGTGAGGACGGTGGCGAAGGCGCGGCCGCAGACGGGCTTGCTCGCCGCGTCCCGCAGCACCGTGTTGATCTTCTCGTAGGCCTTGGGGTCGTGCTGCGCCAGGTTCTGCGCCCCGGCCCAGATGAGGACGTGCTCGCCCTCCGGCAGCCAGGACAGGTCGGTCAGGCAGTCGTAGAGCGCGTCCAGGTTGCGCCCCGCCCACTCCGGGAACGACAGCACCGCCGCGATGCCGTCCAGCGCGGTGCGCTTGCTGACCAGATCGCTCCCATCGAGCACGTGCACGGCCGCGCCGCGCCGCTCGGCGTCCTCGGCCGCCGTCTTCGCACTCACTCCAGGCTGCTCCAGCTCGCTCACCGCCGGCTCCTTCCGGAAGACCTGAGGCTTTTTCGTCGCAAACATCCCACTCAACCACACACGTCAACAACCAGGAACAACGTTCGTTCACCGCAATGCCGCGGCGATGCGCCGCGGCCGGGCCGCCCGCGCCATCACGCGGGCGAGGTGGGCGGTCCGCTTCCGGCGGGAGCCCGCCACGGCGCCGCTCCCGAAGAATCCGGCAGAACGGGCACAGCCTGCCACACGGTCGCGGAGCCACCGGCGGGCGGCATCGCCGTGCCGTGCGCCGCGGCTCCCTGCTGCACGAACCAGCCGATGACCACGAGGGCGATCAGCCCGATGAGAGCGACCGTGATGCGCTTGCGCGAGGTCAACCGGTTCATGGCACGTCCGTTCCGCGCGGGGTCCGCACCGGCGGTTCGGCGTCGCGCACGCGCGTCAGCCGTGCGCCGATCCCATCGATGGCCCGGTCGAGGAAGCGCGCCAGGTACCAGCACACCGGCAGCAGCACGACCAGGACCAAGGTCACCAGCAGCGGGTACCAGAGCTGGACGAGCCACAGCTCGACGCCGTCCCACCACTCGAACAGCCAGTCCATCACGAGGCGCCAGAGTACGCCGGGACTCCGCGGCCTTCACCCCGCCCCGGCCCGGCCGCGCGCGCCCGGGAGGCGCGGGCGCGCGGACCGGCCCGCGGAGGCTCAGGAAGTGCCGGTGACCTCGGTCGACGGGTTCTCGGCGCGCTCGGCCGCCGCCGAGCGCTCCCGGATGGAGCGGATGATCGCGCCGAAGTCGTAGCCGCCGCCGCCCTCCTCGTTGAACCGCTGGTACAGCTCGGTCGCCAACCGCCCGATCGCCGCGTCGGTGCCACTCTGCTCGGCCGCGGACTCGGCCAGCTTCAGGTCCTTGAGCATCAGCGCCGCGGAGAAGCCCGGTTCGTAGTCGTGGTCGGCCCGGCTGGTCTCCACCAGGCCCGGGACCGGGCAGTTCGTGGTCAGCGCCCAGCACTGGCCGGTGGAGATCGACGCGACGTCGTAGAGCGCCTGGTTGCTCAGGCCGAGCCGCTCGCCGAGCACGAACGCCTCCCCCACCGCGATCATCGACGCGCCCAGCACCAGGTTGTTGCACATCTTGGTGACCTGGCCGTTGCCCGGGCCACCGCAGTGGATGACCTTGCGGGCCATCGGCGCCAGCAGCGGTTCCGCCCGCTGGAAGTGCTCCTCCGCACCGCCGACCATGAACGTCAGCGTGCCCGCCTCCGCGCCCGCGGTGCCGCCGGAGACCGGGGCGTCCAGCGAGCCGAACCCGGCCGTCCCGGCCAGCGCGTGCGCGGCGCGGGCGTCGGCGACGTCGACCGTGGAGGAGTCGACCAGCAGCGCCCCCGGCTCCACCGCGGGCAGCACCTGCTCGTAGCAGTCCAGCAGGTGCTTGCCGCCCGGCAGCATCGTGATCACCGCTTCGGCGCCGGTCACGGCCTCGACCGCCGAGCCGACCACGGTCACCCCGTTCGCCCGCGCCGCCTCCAGCGCCGCCGGGGCCAGGTCGAACCCGCGCACCACGTGCCCGGCCGCGACCAGGTTCGCCGACATCGGGCCGCCCATGTGGCCCAGCCCGATGAATCCGATGACAGCCATTGTCATTCCCTCCTGCGGGGTGCGGTGGTCGAGCCGGGCCCGGGGCCCGGCGGCTCAGCCGGACAGGCCGAGCTCGCCCTGCTCGAGCGGGGCGAAGAAGCGCTGGACGTGCTCCTCGGTGACCTCGTCCAGGGCGTTCGGCGACCACTTCGGGTCGCGGTCCTTGTCCACGAGGGTGGCGCGCACGCCTTCCACGAAGTCGCCCGCGGTCAGGCAGCGCAGCGCGATCCGGAACTCCTGGTCCAGCGCCGCCTCCAGCGTCTCCGGCCTGCTGCGCAGCGCGCGCAGCGTCACCTTCAGCGAGGTCGGCGACTTCGTCCCGATCGCGGCGGCGGCGTCCGCGGCGGCCTGCTCGGGGCGGGCGCGCAGCCGGGCGAGGATCTCGGCGACGTCGTCGGCCGCGTAGGCCTCGTCGATCCACTCCCGCTGCGCGGCCACCGGCGACTCCGGCGGGGCCGTCGCGAACCTGGCCAGCGCCGCGTCCACGTCACCGCTGGTGAGCGCCTTGACCAGGTCGTCGATGCGCTCGCTGGGCAGGTGGTGGTCGGCCAGGCCGAGCGCCACCGCGTCCGCGCCGCCGATCGGCGCACCGGTCAACGCCAGGTGCGTGCCCAGCTCACCGGGGGCGTGCGAGAGCAGGAAGGTGCCGCCGACGTCGGGCACGAAACCGATGCCGACCTCCGGCATGCCGACCTTGGAGCGCTCGGTGACGACCCGGTGCGAACCGTGCGCGGAGATGCCGACGCCGCCGCCCATGCACACCCCGTCCATCAGCCCCACCACGGGCTTCGGGTAGTGCGCGAGCATCGAGTTGAGCCGGTACTCCTCGCTCCAGAACGCGGTCGGGAGCTCCGCGTCCCCGGCCTTCGCCGCGTCGTGCAGCGCCCGGATGTCGCCGCCCGCGCACAGCCCGCGCTCGCCTGCGCCCTCGACGAGCACCGCCCGCACCTGCTCGTCGGTGCGCCACCGCCGCAGCGCTGCGGTCATCTCGCGCACCATCTCCAGGGTGAGCGAGTTGATCGCCTTGGGGCGGTTGAGGGTGATGCGTCCGAGCGCGCCCTCGACGCTGAGCAGAACCTGCTCCGGGGCGGGTGTTGTCATGATGCCGACTCCAGCAGTCCACGGGAAATGATCAGTCGCATGATCTCGTTGGTGCCTTCGAGGATCTGGTGCACCCGCAGGTCGCGAACGATCTTCTCGAGGCCGTACTCGGCAAGGTATCCGTATCCGCCGTGGATCTGAAGCGCCTCGTTCGCCACGGTGAAGCCCACGTCGGTCGCGAGCCGCTTGGCCATCGCGCACAGCCGGGTCGCGTCCGGGTCGCGGGCGTCCAGCGCCCACGCCGCGCGCCACAGCAGCATCCGGGCGGCCTCCAGCTCGGTGGCCATGTCGGCGAGCTTGAACTGCAGCGCCTGGAACTCGCTGAGCTTGGCGCCGAACGCGGTGCGCTCCCGCACGTAGCCGAGGCTGCGGTCCAGCGCGTCCCGCGCCCCGCCGAGCGAGCAGGCCGCGATGCTGAGCCTGCCGCCGTCCAGCCCGGCCATCGCGATCTTGAACCCGATGCCTTCGGGACCGAGTCGCTGCGCCGCGGGCACCCGCACGCCGTCGAGCACGACCTGCCGGGTGGGCTGCGCGTTCCAGCCCATCTTCCGCTCGTTCGGGCCGAACGAGAGCCCGGCGGCGTCGCCCTCGACGATGAACGTGGAGATGCCCTTCGCCCCGTCCTCGCCGGTGCGCGCCATCACCACGTACACGTCCGAGCTGCCGCCGCCGGAGATGAACTGCTTCACCCCGGTCAGCAGGTAGTCGTCGCCGTCGCGCACCGCGCGGGTCCGCAGCGCCGCCGCGTCCGACCCCGCCTCCGGTTCGGTGAGGCAGTAGCTGGCGCGGGCGGTCAGCGAGCACAGCGGCGGCAGCCAGCGGGCGCGCTGCTCGTCGTCGCCGAAGCGGTCGATCATCCCGGCGACCATGTTGTGGATCGACAGGTACGCCGCCACGGACGGGTCGCCCGCGGCGAGCTCCTCGAAGATGAGCGCCGAGTCGAACCGGCCCAGGCCGGTGCCGCCGCAGGCCTCGTCGACGTAGACGCCGCCGATGCCGAGCTCGCCCGCGGCGCGCAGCACGTCGACCGGGAAGTGCTTGTCCTGGTCCCACTGCACGGCGTGCGGGGCGAGCTGCTCGGCCGCGAACTCGCGGGCCAGCTGCTGGATGGCCCGCTGGTCCTCGGTCAGCGCGAACGGGGACACCACGCCGGAGGGGCCGGGAACCGCTGCTACCGACACGTCCACTCCTCACCTTCGAGAGTCCGGTCCCGGGCGGGCGCACCGCGGTGGCCCGCCCGGGGCGCGGGGTCAGTTCATCGTGGGGATGGTGAAGCTGGCGCCTTCCTTGAGCCCGGAGGGCCAGCGGGAGGTCACCGTCTTCGTCTTCGTGTAGAACTTGATCGAGTCCGGCCCGTGCTGGTTGAGGTCGCCGAATCCGGACCGCTTCCAGCCGCCGAACGTGTGGTAGGCGATCGGCACCGGGATCGGCACGTTCACCCCGACCATGCCGGTGTTCACCCGGCTGACGAACTCGCGCGCCGCGTCGCCGTCCCTGGTGAAGATCGCGACGCCGTTGCCGTACTCGTTCTCGCTGGGCAGCCGCACCGCCTCCTCGTAGTCCGCGGCGCGCACCACCGACAGCACCGGGCCGAAGATCTCCTCGCGGTAGATCCGCATGTCCGGGGTGACGTGGTCGAACAGCGAGGCGCCCGCGAAGAACCCGTCCTCGTGGCCCTCCAAGGCGAACCCGCGGCCGTCGACGAGCAGCGACGCGCCCTCCTCGACCCCGGCGGCGACGAGCTCGTCCACCCGCTGCAGCGCCTGCCTGGTCACCAGCGGCCCGAAGTCGGCATCCGCGTCGAAGCTGGTGCCGATCTTGAGCTTGCGCACCCGCTCCACGAGCTTCTCCACCAGCGCGTCCGCGGTCGCCTCGCCGACCGGCACCGCCACCGAGATCGCCATGCACCGCTCGCCCGCCGAGCCGTAGCCCGCGCCGACCAGCGCGTCCACCGCCTGGTCCAGGTCCGCGTCCGGCATCACGATCATGTGGTTCTTGGCGCCGCCGAAGCACTGCGCGCGCTTGCCGTGCGCGGCGGCGGTCGCGTAGATGTACTCGGCGATCGAGGAGGAGCCGACGAACCCGACGGCCTCGATCCGCGGGTCGGTGAGCACCGCGTCCACCGCGACCTTGTCGCCGTTGACCACGTTGAGCACGCCCGGGGGCAGGCCCGCCTCCACGAACAGCTCGGCCAGCCGCAGCGGCACCGACGGGTCCCGCTCGGAGGGCTTGAGCACGAAGGAGTTGCCCGCCGCGATCGCCGGAGCGGCCTTCCACAGCGGGATCATCGCGGGGAAGTTGAACGGCGTGATGCCCGCGACCACACCCAGCGGCTGGCGCAGCGAGTACACGTCGATGCCGGTGCCCGCGTTCTCGCTGTACTCGCCCTTGAGCAGGTGCGGCACGCCGACCGCGAACTCGACGACCTCCAGGCCGCGCTGGATGTCGCCCTTGGCGTCGGCGACGGTCTTGCCGTGCTCGGCGGAGAGCAGCCGGGCCAGCGAGTCCATCTCCTCGCCGACCAGCTGCAGGAAGCGCATCAGCACCCGGGCTCGCTTCTGCGGGTTCTGCGCGGCCCACGCCGGCTGGGCCTCGGCCGCGTTCGCGACCGCGGCGGCGACCTCCTCGGCGGAGGCGAGCGGCACCTTGGCCTGCACCCCGCCGGTGTTCGGGTCGAACACGTCACCGAAGTTCCCGGAGGTACCGGCGACCCGTTCGCCGCCGATGAAGTGCTCCAACTCCTGGGACATACCGCACCGCACCTTTCGCCGTTCGCACCGTTGATCCCGGCCTGCCCGCATCGGCCACCGCTACCGCCGGCCGACTCATCCAGTCGGCTTTTAGTCGGGCTTCCAACCTTCGGTGACCCAATCATCAGCGTAGCCGGTGCGGCCGCAACAGGTGCCGCAGATCACAGCGTTCGAACGGGTGAAGCATCGGCCGGGCGGGGCGAGGGCGGTCCACGGCGGGGCCGGTTCCGTTCCCGGCGGACGCCGCTCCCGGGCCGTGCTGTTCCCGGGCGGTGCTGATCCCGGGCGGTGCCGCTCCGGCCGCGTCACTCCCGGTCGGACCGCACCGCCGTCGCGATCGTCTCCGCGACCAGCGCGAACGACAGCGCCCCCGCATCCGGCGTGCCCAGGCCCCGTTCCGCGTTCTCCCGCGCCCGCCCCGCCTTCGGCCGCAGCGACGCCGTCCCGGCCGCCGCCCGCCGCGCCGCCGTCGCCGCCCGCGCCCACGAGCCCGACTCGGCGAACTCCGCGGCGAACGGCGCGATCGCGTCCACCATCGTCTTGTCCCCCGGCCGCGCACCGCCGGTGCGCACGATCGACTCCGCGAACGCCGCCACCCCCGCGGCCAGCTCCGCCGCCGTCGGCGCGCGCTCGTCGGAGAGCTCGCCCGCGAACGCCCGCAACCCGGTGCCCCACAGCACGCCCGAGGTACCGCCCGCCCGCCCGGCCCAGGCGCTGCCCGCCCGCGCCAACGTCGACCGCACCCCCGCACCGGCCCGCACCGCCAGCGCCGCCGCCTCGTGCGCGGCCGCGGTCCCGCGCACCATGCCGCGACCGTGCCCGCCGTCCGCGACCACCGCGTCGACCCGGCCCAGCTCACCGGCGTGCTCCTCGACGGCCCGGCGCACCGCGCCGAACACCGCCACCAGGGCCGCCGCGGTCTCCCGCGAATGCGCGCCGGTGCCGGGGTACTCGGCCCCGCGGGCGAGCCGTTCGAGCACCGCCGAGGGGGCCGAAGGGGCCGGGACCCGGCGGCGGACGCGCTTGCCGTACGCGGGCGTGTCGGCGGAGGCGCGCCAGAACCGCTCCAGCTCCGCGTCCAGCCAGCTCAGCGTGAGCGAGACGCCCGCCATGTCCAGGCTCGTCACCAGTTCACCGGCCTCCGGCTCCACCGGTTCCAACCCGGCGCCGCGCAGCCGCCGCGCCACGTCGTTCCACAGCACGAACAGCTCCTCGCGGCCGGTGCTGCCCAGCCCGTTGAGCAGGACGCCGACCCGGGAACCGGCATCGGCCGGGGCCTCGGCCAGCAGACCGTCCACCAGGAGCTCCGCGAGCCGGTCGGCCGACGGGAGGTCCAACTCGGAGGAACCGGGCTCGCCGTGGATGCCCAGCCCCAGGCCCATCTTCCCGGCCGGCACCTCGAACAGCGGCTCGCGCCCGCCGGGCAAGGTGCAGCCCTCGAAGGCGACGCCCAAGCTGCGGGTGCGGTCGTCGGCCAGCCGCGCGGCCCGCTCCACCTCGTCGAGCGCCAGCCCCTCCTCCGCGGCCGCGCCCGCCACCTTGAACACCGCGAACGCACCCGCGATCCCCCGCCGCGCCGACCTCAGCCCGGCGGGCGCCGAGGCCACGTCGTCGGTGACCACCGCGGTGCGGCAGTCGATGCCGTCCAGCCGCAACCGCTCCTGCGCGGCACCGAACCCGGCACCGTCTCCCGCGTAGTTGCCGAGGACGAACAGCACCCCGGCACCGCAGTGCACCGCGCGGGCGACCGACAGCACCGCCCGCGGCGACGGCGGGGCGAACACGCCGCCCACCACGGCACCATCGGCGAAACCCGGCCCGACCAAGCCGAAGAACGCCGGGTAGTGCCCGGCTCCGCCGCCGACGACCACCGCCACCTTGCCCTCGTCCGCGGGCACCGCCCGCACCACGCCGCCCTCGACCCGGCGCACCTGATCCGCGTGCAGATCGCAGAACCCGGCGAGCGCGTCCTCGGCGAACGAGGCCGGGTCGTCGAACAAGCGCGTCATCGTTCCCTCACTGGGTCACCGGCGGGCGCTCCCGCGCCGGCTACCAGGGTGCGGTGCGCGGACACCGCCGCGCCGGATGACCTTCCCGCCTCACAGCACCAGGTCCGCGGCCAGCACCAGCAGCAGCGCCACCACCGACATGATCGACTGCGCGACCGTGTACACCTGGAACGCGCCGCGGGTGGACAGGCCCAGCATGGTGCGGAACATCCAGAAGGTGTTGTCGCTGACGTGCCCGCCGAAGCTCGCCCCCGCCGCCGCGGCCAGCGCCACCAGCACCGCGGGGGTGTCCAGACCGCCCACCACCGGCGCCAGCAGGGTCGCCGCCGTGATCGCCGCGACCGAACCCGAACCCTGCGCCAGCCGCAGCAGCGCCGCCACCAGCCACGCCAGCAGCAGCGGCGAAGCGCTGCCCGCGTGGAACATCCCGGAGACCACGTCGCCCACGCCGGTCCTGCTGATCACCTCGCCGAGCGACCCCGCCACGCCGGTGAACAGCAGGATCGTGCCGCTCGTGGACGCACCCCTCGTCAGCGCCCGCTCCACGGCATCGCGGGACAGCGTCCACGCGGTCAGCGCGCACCCGATCAGCAGACCGATCAGCAGCGCCACCACCGGATCCGCCAGGAACGAGATCCAGCCGATAGCCGCGCCCGCCGTCTCCGTCACCGTGCCCAGCACGATCAGCGCCAGCGGCACCAGCACCGGCAGCACCAGCACGACCAGCGGCAGGGTGCGGCGTGGCGATTCCTCCGGGGCCACGTCCATGCCCTGGAACCCGTCCCCGGCCGACGCCTCGTCCTTGGCCGGGTCCCAGGTGCGGCGCATCAACCTGCCGTGCAGGAACACCGAGATGATGATCGCGAGCACCCCGATCCCGATGCCGCACACCAACATCGCGCCCAACCCGACGCCGAGCGAGCCGCTGACCGCCAGCGCCGCCGCTCCCGGCAACACCATCAGCAGGCCCACCTCCAGGCCGATCGCCAGCGAACCGCCGACGGCGGCCACGCTCGCCCCGGTGCGCGCCGCCACCGAGCGGGCGATCGGCGCCAGCATCACCAGCGCCACGTCGAAGTAGATCGCCGGGAACACGACACCGGAGGACAGGCCCAGCGCGTACGGCGACCGGGACTTCCCGAACGCCTTCAGGAACAGCTCGACGATGCGCTGCAACGTCCCCGTCGCCGACAGCAGCGATCCGAGCAGCACGCCGAACCCGATGATCAGGCCGACCTCCGCCATCAGACCGCCGAAGCCGTCCGTGACGGCCTTCGCCGTGCCCTCGAACCCGAGGCCGGTGGCCAGCCCCAGGTACAGCGAGCCGAGCACCAGCACGATGACCGGGTTGAGCCGCGCCCCGACGATCAGGGCGACGATGCCGACGACCGCGATCGTCGTGTGCAGCAGCAGGAGGGAGGGGGCCATGTTCGCTCCGTGATCCTCGTCGTTGAGGCGGTGCCGCGGGCGGGACGTGAGCTTCCACGAGCACGTCCCCGCACGTCGCGGCGGGTCGGTCCGGGACGCGTCAGTTGATGTGCGAGCCACCGTTGATGTCGAAGGTGGCGCCGGTGATGTAGCCGACGTCCTCCCCGGCCAGGAACGCGATCGTCGCGGCGACGTCGCCGGTCCGGCCGTTGCGGCCCACCGGCACGTCGGCGATCAGCTCCTCCTTGCGCTCCCCGGTGAGCAGGCCACCGGTGATGTCGGTGTCGATCAGCCCGGGGGTGACGGCGTTGACGACCACCCCGTTCGGCCCGACCTCCCTGGCCAGCGCCCTGGTGAGGCCGAGCACGGCGGCCTTCGCCGCGGAGTAGTGCGAGCCGCCGAACACGCCGCCGCCGCGCTGCGCGCTGACCGAGGACACGTTGACGATGCGGCCGTAGCCCCGCTCGACCAGGCCGGGCAGCACCCGCTGGGTCACCAGGTACGTGCCGGTGACGTTGACCTTGAACACCAGGTCCCACTCGGCGGGCGCGATGTCCAGGAAGCGGGTCGGCCGGGTGATGCCCGCGTTGTTGACCAGCGCGGCGATCGGGGGCAGCTCCGAGTTCTCGACGGCGGTGACCGCGGCGTCCACCGAGTCCTGGTCGGTGACGTCGGCCCGCACGCCCAGGGCGCGCACGCCGTGCTCGGCCGCGACCAGCGAGGCCGTGGCCTCGGCGGCGGCGCCGTCGAGGTCCAGCACGGCGATGTCGAAACCGGCGGCGGCCAGCCTGCGGGCGGTCTCCCGGCCGATGCCGCGCTCCGAGCCGGCTCCGGTGATCAGGGCGGTGCGGGCGGTGTCGGACATGCGGGTCCTCCTGAGTTCGGTCCGGTGCGGCGCCGGGGCCGGTGCCGCGAGTCGTGGGTGCCGCTCGTGCGGCGGGGGGTCGCAGGTGGAGATGGGTTGCCGCGCGTTGCGGCGGATCGGGACGGGGTGCCACGAGTCGTTGCCGGGCGCCCGCCGCGTGGTGGCTCGGTGCCGCGGTCAGAGCAGCGCGGTGATCGCGTCCTTCGCGGCGGCGGCCGCGGCGGGGCGTTCCTGCTCGCGCACGTCGTGCGTTTCGAGTTCCAGCACGTACCGGCCGCCGTAGCCGGCCTTCCGCAGCGCCCGGACCACCCCGGCGAAGTCGGCGCGGCCGCGGCCGATGCTGAGGTTGATGTCGCCGGGCTCGGCGTCGCGCAGGTGCACGTGCTCGATGCGCTCGGCGAAGTCCCCGGCGAACGCGACCTCGTCGAAACCGCCCGCCACCACGTGGCTGACGTCGAACACGAACCCGGCCGACTCGGCGGGAACTCGCTCCAGCAGCGCGGCCGCGCGGTCCGCGGTGTGGCAGAAGCGGAAGTGGTGCAGCCCTTCGACCAGCAGCCGCACCCCGTGCTCCGCCGCGAGGTCGCCGAGCGAGCGCAGGCCGCGCGCGATCCGGTCGAGGTCGGTCCGCTCGTCCGCGAACGGCTCCCGCTGCTGCGCGCCGCAGGGCACGATGACCGCCGCGTCCAGCTCGGCCGCGAGCTCCACGAGCCCCCGCCCGGCGGTGAGCAGGTCCCGCTCGTCGAGCCGCGGATCGTTGAGCGGGCCGGGGTCGACGTTGATCGCCCAGGTGCGCAGCCCGGAACCCCGCACGAGCTCCACGAGGTCGTCCACGGGCCCGGTCAGCGGAGTGGGGATGTGGTCGCACACGCCGGGCAGGCCGCCGAGGTCGATGCCGTCGAAGCCGAGTTCGCGGATGGTCACGAGCGCCTCGGCCACCGGCAGCCGCCGGAACGAGATCGTCGAACAGCCCAGCTCCGGCATCTGCCTCACTCCTTCGTGCGTCAGGTAGCGCACAGTTAACGACGCGTTGAGTCGACTGTCAACAGTCGACCGTTATTCGCCGACCCGGCCGTGGACTACGATGTGCGGGTCAGCGAGCAGAGAGGCGATCCACTGGTGTCCCTGGATGTTCCGGCGCTCGGCGGCGTCGACCGGCAGACCCTGCGCGAGCAGTCGCTGCGCAAGCTGCGCGAGGCGATCAGCAGCGGGCAACTCGAACCCGGCAGGCGACTGATCGAGACCGAGCTCAGCGAAGCGCTCTCCGTTTCCCGCGGGACCCTGCGCGAAGCCCTCCGCCACCTCGTGCAGGAAGGGCTCGTCGTCGCCGACGAACGCGGCAAGCTGCTGGTGCGAGCTCTCAGCGGCGCCGAGGTGCGGGACATCTTCGCGGTGCGCGCCGCCCTCGAATCGCTGGCCGTGGAGACGCTGTGCGGCGCCGACGACCGCGCCGCGATCGTCGGCGAACTGCGCGCGGCCGTCGACCGGCTGCGCGACCTCGGCCAGGACATGGCCGCGCTGGTCGAGGCGGACCTCGCCTTCCACCAGCGGATGTGCGAGCTCACCGGCAACGCCGCGCTCGTGCAGTCCTGGCAGCACATCTCCGGGCTGACCCGCGCGACCATCGTGCGCTCCGGCCCGGAGCTGGCGGTGCGGAACATGGCCTGGCAGCGGCACTCGCCGATCGTCGACGCCATCGAAGCGGGCGACTCCACCCGGGCCCGCGAAGTCGTGCGCGAACACATGCAGGAGACCGCCGAGCGGATCGTGGCGGTGCTGCGGGACTGAGGGGCGCGTTCCCCGCGCCCCCCCTGCCGGTGACCGCCGCTGCGCCTATCCTCCCGGCATGGCTCCAGAGCCGGTGGACGTCTGGGCGATGGCCGACCTGGTCACGCCCTTCGCCGTGCGCACCGCCGCCACGCTGCGCCTGGCCGACATCGTCCAGGACGGCGAGCTCCCGCTCGACGAGATCGCGAAGCGGTCCGGAGCCGAGGC includes:
- a CDS encoding sugar phosphate isomerase/epimerase family protein → MPELGCSTISFRRLPVAEALVTIRELGFDGIDLGGLPGVCDHIPTPLTGPVDDLVELVRGSGLRTWAINVDPGPLNDPRLDERDLLTAGRGLVELAAELDAAVIVPCGAQQREPFADERTDLDRIARGLRSLGDLAAEHGVRLLVEGLHHFRFCHTADRAAALLERVPAESAGFVFDVSHVVAGGFDEVAFAGDFAERIEHVHLRDAEPGDINLSIGRGRADFAGVVRALRKAGYGGRYVLELETHDVREQERPAAAAAAKDAITALL
- a CDS encoding GntR family transcriptional regulator yields the protein MSLDVPALGGVDRQTLREQSLRKLREAISSGQLEPGRRLIETELSEALSVSRGTLREALRHLVQEGLVVADERGKLLVRALSGAEVRDIFAVRAALESLAVETLCGADDRAAIVGELRAAVDRLRDLGQDMAALVEADLAFHQRMCELTGNAALVQSWQHISGLTRATIVRSGPELAVRNMAWQRHSPIVDAIEAGDSTRAREVVREHMQETAERIVAVLRD